One stretch of Pigmentiphaga aceris DNA includes these proteins:
- the egtD gene encoding L-histidine N(alpha)-methyltransferase, which produces MSSLLFSDLASRASVDGADAPRELFSKPASRLGDERSALRNGLLAAEASIDPKYFYDAQGCVLFSAICELAEYYPTRLERHIFDTYREDIQACLPSNLQWIDLGCGDCLKSQRWLSTLPAQRYVGIDIAEEWLQQSVDVLRNRFPAIDCMAVTADFTRDLSLQEALGDVDDLPPVFFYPGSSIGNFARPRAISLLASIRRHLGEHGRLLISVDLRKDPQVMEAAYDDAIGVTAAFNKNILRAANRELGSDFHPEHFEHRAIFDDAASRIEMQLIARHKHDVDLGEGARRQFQAGEIIVTEHSYKYTPEHFGDLLAGAGLSVDRMWTDERGWFGVFLARA; this is translated from the coding sequence GGGGACGAACGAAGCGCATTGCGCAACGGCTTGCTGGCAGCCGAGGCAAGCATCGACCCCAAGTACTTCTACGATGCGCAAGGATGTGTGCTTTTCAGCGCCATCTGTGAACTTGCCGAGTACTACCCCACACGGCTCGAACGTCACATCTTCGACACCTACCGTGAAGACATTCAGGCCTGTCTCCCTTCCAATCTTCAATGGATCGATCTGGGCTGCGGTGACTGCCTGAAATCGCAGCGCTGGCTGTCTACCTTGCCCGCGCAACGGTATGTCGGCATCGACATCGCCGAGGAGTGGTTGCAGCAATCGGTAGACGTGTTGCGCAACCGTTTTCCCGCGATCGACTGCATGGCGGTGACGGCTGACTTCACCCGCGATCTGTCCTTGCAGGAAGCGCTTGGTGATGTCGATGACTTGCCACCCGTGTTCTTCTATCCAGGATCGTCGATCGGCAACTTTGCCCGGCCGCGTGCAATTTCCTTGCTGGCGTCGATTCGCCGCCATCTGGGTGAGCACGGAAGACTGCTGATCAGCGTAGACCTGCGCAAAGACCCGCAGGTCATGGAAGCAGCCTATGACGATGCCATTGGTGTGACCGCTGCGTTCAACAAGAACATCTTGCGCGCAGCCAATCGTGAACTGGGCAGCGATTTTCATCCCGAGCATTTCGAGCATCGCGCCATTTTTGACGACGCGGCCAGCCGCATCGAAATGCAGTTGATCGCCAGGCACAAACACGATGTGGATCTGGGTGAAGGTGCCCGTCGCCAATTCCAGGCCGGCGAGATCATCGTCACCGAGCATTCATACAAATACACGCCAGAGCACTTTGGCGACTTGCTTGCCGGCGCAGGGTTGTCGGTGGACCGCATGTGGACCGATGAGCGGGGTTGGTTCGGCGTCTTTCTGGCACGCGCATGA
- the egtB gene encoding ergothioneine biosynthesis protein EgtB: protein MSVVPVGVQETLHQPDAVISPRQIDLAQRVRATREATLALLAGLSPEDCQVQSMPDASPMKWHLGHVGWFFETFVLEPNLPGFRSLYPDFRELFNSYYVGIGPRTPRAQRGLLTRPSFDEVERYQADVLDRVLALMREAPLGESLLDTIELGINHEQQHQELILTDLKHHFSCNQTLPVYRPKSPSASSAWPIGGLSYRYDAHPEGLRVLGHNGTGFAFDNESPAHRVWLDAFEIGTRPVLNGEYLAFMRDGGYARPEFWLAEGWDTRVREGWRAPLYWQDIDTAAPRYFSLSGLRDLDPFEPVCHVSYFEADAYARWAGARLPTEAEWEAAALTLAPEQIGQGGFVEAGHFHPEPINPDEKRRIDGAVWEWTLSAYLPYPGFAQADGAVGEYNGKFMVNQMVLRGGSCATPRSHYRHSYRNFFPTSARWQFSGIRLARGC, encoded by the coding sequence GTGTCTGTCGTTCCTGTCGGCGTACAGGAGACATTACATCAACCCGATGCCGTCATCAGCCCGCGCCAGATCGATCTTGCCCAACGCGTACGTGCAACCCGCGAGGCCACGCTGGCCTTGTTGGCCGGGCTGTCGCCGGAAGATTGCCAGGTGCAATCCATGCCTGACGCCAGCCCCATGAAATGGCATCTGGGACACGTTGGCTGGTTCTTCGAGACTTTTGTGCTCGAACCTAATCTGCCTGGGTTCCGCAGCCTCTATCCCGATTTCCGTGAGCTGTTCAATTCCTATTACGTTGGCATCGGACCGCGCACACCACGTGCGCAACGCGGGTTGCTCACACGACCCAGCTTTGATGAGGTGGAGCGTTATCAGGCAGATGTGCTGGACCGTGTTCTGGCCCTGATGCGCGAAGCTCCGCTGGGGGAGTCCTTGCTGGACACCATTGAGCTGGGCATCAATCACGAACAGCAGCACCAGGAACTGATCCTGACCGATCTGAAGCACCATTTTTCGTGCAATCAGACCTTGCCCGTCTATCGTCCAAAGTCACCGTCAGCATCTTCCGCCTGGCCAATCGGTGGCCTGTCTTATCGCTACGATGCTCACCCGGAAGGCCTGCGCGTGCTTGGTCACAATGGGACCGGTTTTGCGTTCGATAACGAAAGTCCCGCGCATCGTGTGTGGCTGGACGCTTTCGAGATCGGAACCCGGCCTGTGCTCAATGGCGAGTACCTGGCGTTCATGCGTGATGGTGGTTATGCACGACCTGAGTTCTGGCTGGCCGAAGGCTGGGACACCCGAGTGCGTGAAGGGTGGCGAGCACCTTTGTATTGGCAAGACATCGATACTGCCGCACCGCGTTACTTCAGCTTGTCCGGGCTGCGTGATCTGGACCCCTTCGAGCCGGTCTGCCATGTCAGCTATTTTGAAGCGGATGCCTACGCACGGTGGGCGGGTGCCAGATTGCCTACCGAAGCGGAGTGGGAAGCGGCAGCATTGACGCTTGCGCCTGAGCAGATCGGGCAGGGCGGTTTTGTCGAAGCAGGCCATTTTCATCCAGAGCCGATCAACCCAGACGAGAAACGCCGTATCGACGGAGCCGTGTGGGAATGGACCCTGAGCGCCTATCTGCCGTATCCCGGCTTCGCGCAAGCCGACGGCGCGGTGGGCGAATACAACGGCAAATTCATGGTGAACCAGATGGTGCTGCGTGGGGGATCATGCGCCACGCCGCGCAGTCATTATCGCCACAGCTATCGCAACTTCTTCCCGACTTCTGCTCGCTGGCAATTCTCGGGCATTCGTTTGGCACGCGGCTGCTGA
- a CDS encoding BON domain-containing protein, producing the protein MFKQLLKIVSVAMFAMVLGACASTATQRSTGEYTDDAAVTARVKLALINDPQVKAAEIQVATFRNTVQLSGFAESQALINRAVQVTRSVDGVKEVRNDIQVRSR; encoded by the coding sequence ATGTTCAAACAGCTGCTCAAGATTGTTTCCGTTGCCATGTTCGCGATGGTGCTGGGCGCATGCGCCAGTACCGCGACCCAGCGCAGCACCGGCGAATACACCGACGACGCCGCCGTGACCGCACGTGTAAAACTTGCGCTGATCAACGATCCGCAGGTAAAGGCTGCAGAAATTCAGGTTGCGACCTTCCGCAACACCGTACAACTGAGCGGCTTTGCTGAAAGCCAGGCCTTGATTAACCGCGCCGTGCAAGTGACCCGCAGCGTCGACGGTGTGAAGGAAGTGCGCAACGACATCCAGGTGCGTTCACGCTAA
- a CDS encoding YihY/virulence factor BrkB family protein, with protein MNARKLLSEARAFCVAVRDAAYGWIDDRCPTMAASVAFYTAFSLAPTLIIVIAVAGAFFGEDAVRGQLFAQIQGIVGAEGAAAIQAMVANAWTARGTALIPIVSILVTAIGATATFAELNSALNTIWRYQGPPDQPVWKGLVRVRLISFALVVGVAFLLIALLVVDAALAFIGEYLLSSGSTTAILLDWSRRLVSLALLGSAFAVLLKVLPSARVRWRDIALGAITAAILFAGGKRLFGLYLSTAGTANTFGAAGALAVVLMWLFYSAAVFLFGAELTAIWARRREALRREAAGLPPAAAPKTHTPNELPRRSEEEAADGQPPQRTKS; from the coding sequence ATGAATGCGCGAAAACTGCTGTCCGAAGCACGCGCTTTCTGCGTTGCCGTGCGTGATGCAGCGTATGGCTGGATTGACGATCGATGCCCGACCATGGCGGCGTCGGTTGCTTTCTACACGGCGTTTTCATTGGCTCCCACGCTGATCATCGTGATCGCAGTTGCTGGGGCGTTCTTCGGTGAAGATGCCGTGCGCGGGCAACTGTTCGCGCAGATTCAAGGCATTGTGGGTGCAGAAGGGGCCGCTGCCATTCAGGCGATGGTGGCCAATGCGTGGACCGCGCGAGGCACGGCGCTGATTCCGATCGTCTCGATCCTTGTCACTGCGATTGGCGCGACCGCTACCTTTGCAGAACTGAACTCGGCACTCAATACCATCTGGCGTTATCAAGGCCCTCCCGATCAGCCGGTCTGGAAGGGCTTGGTCCGTGTCCGCCTGATTTCTTTCGCATTGGTGGTTGGCGTGGCTTTCCTGTTGATCGCGCTGTTGGTGGTCGATGCTGCCTTGGCGTTCATCGGCGAGTACCTGCTGAGCAGCGGCAGCACGACGGCAATCCTGCTCGACTGGTCACGTCGGCTGGTATCGCTTGCATTGTTGGGAAGCGCATTTGCCGTTTTGCTGAAGGTGCTGCCTTCGGCACGCGTACGCTGGCGCGACATTGCACTGGGTGCCATCACCGCCGCCATTCTGTTTGCGGGTGGCAAGCGCCTGTTCGGCCTGTACCTGTCTACCGCAGGCACCGCCAATACTTTCGGTGCAGCGGGTGCACTGGCCGTGGTGCTGATGTGGCTGTTCTACTCAGCCGCAGTTTTCTTGTTCGGTGCCGAACTCACTGCCATCTGGGCGCGTCGCCGAGAAGCCCTGCGTCGGGAGGCAGCAGGTCTGCCACCGGCGGCCGCGCCTAAAACACATACGCCCAACGAACTGCCGCGGCGTAGCGAGGAAGAGGCGGCGGATGGGCAGCCGCCGCAGCGAACCAAGTCTTAA
- a CDS encoding AsmA family protein, whose amino-acid sequence MSIKKPWAIGLLSFLTLILLILAFMWFSDWAFLRGPLERYLGEKLGRPVSMSDFRMKLRPVTQIRVANLKIGGDKNGGPDLVSLEKLEGGVRLMSVINQPVIIEVLRLEGGEAHLARDAEGKGNWSLAQSEPSGEKRPVPQVRQLALDRATVHYDDRKLDLKVNITGNTIKREDPTSASGRYGVHFAFDGDYKKGKFNGEARTAGLMDLVQNTNQTVPMQISVNSGTTKLFFEGSMGDVVKLDKIDAALKVSGATLANLYPFLPLPLPASPPYALNAQLQRDGKNWRLLGINGTIGRSDMAGDASYTLQEPRPMLDVKLKSRELHFADLGPLVGLEVRQQLDKQGQRVNTRADAQKARAATGRAGKVLPDSDFSLEKLNAMDADVQLDAGKIDMDRPFAFESLSVTLKLREGVMDLAPVRFGFAGGTLDGTIRLDATKNPIAARANIAVQKARIARLFPTNKLLSQSSGLVGVNAKLEGRGNSVAALLASANGNLGLASTGGEISNLLVELVGLDAGQALGYWLGRDKPTPLRCAVTTFRMERGVAVSELLVLDTVDTMIDGEGVANFRDETLDFTFRPHPKDKSILAARSPLHIRGSFGKPSPSVDAKALAARGGAAALLGLVVTPLAALIPLIEPGTGTDADCQGLLKTVEPARKNANGR is encoded by the coding sequence ATGTCAATAAAAAAACCATGGGCCATCGGTCTGCTGTCCTTCCTTACGCTGATTCTGCTGATCCTCGCGTTCATGTGGTTTTCAGACTGGGCGTTCCTGCGCGGACCGCTGGAGCGATACCTGGGTGAAAAGCTGGGCAGGCCGGTGAGCATGAGCGACTTCCGAATGAAACTGCGGCCGGTAACGCAGATCAGGGTTGCCAACCTGAAGATCGGGGGCGACAAGAACGGTGGACCGGATCTAGTGTCGCTGGAGAAGCTGGAAGGTGGTGTGCGGCTGATGTCTGTCATCAATCAGCCGGTCATCATCGAGGTGCTGCGCCTGGAAGGCGGAGAAGCACACCTTGCACGGGATGCAGAGGGCAAAGGCAACTGGAGCCTGGCGCAATCAGAACCGAGTGGTGAGAAGCGACCGGTGCCGCAAGTACGTCAGTTGGCCTTGGACCGCGCCACCGTGCATTACGACGATCGCAAGCTCGACTTGAAGGTCAACATCACCGGCAATACCATCAAGCGGGAAGACCCGACATCTGCATCCGGTCGTTATGGTGTGCACTTCGCGTTCGATGGTGATTACAAGAAAGGCAAATTCAATGGCGAAGCGCGTACAGCGGGTCTGATGGATCTGGTGCAGAACACCAACCAGACCGTACCGATGCAGATCTCGGTGAACTCCGGCACGACCAAGCTGTTCTTCGAAGGGTCGATGGGCGACGTCGTCAAACTCGACAAGATCGACGCGGCGCTGAAAGTGTCGGGCGCAACGCTCGCGAATCTCTACCCTTTCCTTCCTCTGCCCCTACCGGCATCACCGCCCTACGCCCTGAACGCGCAACTGCAACGCGATGGGAAGAACTGGCGTCTGCTTGGTATCAACGGCACGATTGGCCGTTCTGACATGGCAGGTGACGCAAGCTATACGCTTCAGGAACCACGTCCCATGCTGGATGTGAAGCTCAAGAGCCGCGAATTGCACTTTGCCGATCTGGGCCCCTTGGTTGGTCTGGAAGTACGCCAGCAGTTGGACAAACAAGGTCAGCGTGTGAACACACGTGCCGATGCGCAGAAGGCGCGTGCAGCAACCGGGCGGGCTGGCAAGGTGCTGCCCGACAGCGACTTCAGTCTGGAAAAGCTCAATGCCATGGATGCCGACGTGCAACTGGACGCGGGCAAGATCGACATGGACAGGCCGTTTGCCTTTGAAAGTCTATCGGTGACACTGAAATTGCGCGAAGGTGTGATGGATCTGGCCCCTGTGCGATTCGGGTTCGCAGGCGGCACGCTGGACGGCACGATTCGCCTGGATGCGACCAAGAATCCGATTGCTGCGCGGGCCAACATCGCAGTGCAGAAAGCACGCATCGCACGCCTGTTCCCGACCAACAAATTGCTGTCGCAAAGCAGTGGCTTGGTCGGGGTGAACGCCAAGCTTGAAGGGCGCGGTAACTCTGTGGCGGCCTTGCTGGCCAGCGCCAATGGCAATCTGGGACTGGCATCTACCGGTGGGGAAATCTCCAACCTGCTGGTCGAACTGGTCGGTCTGGATGCCGGCCAAGCCCTGGGTTACTGGCTGGGCCGCGACAAGCCGACGCCATTGCGCTGCGCGGTCACGACCTTCCGCATGGAACGCGGGGTGGCGGTCAGTGAGCTGCTGGTGCTGGATACCGTCGATACGATGATCGACGGCGAAGGTGTGGCGAACTTCCGTGACGAAACCTTGGACTTCACCTTCCGTCCGCATCCGAAGGACAAGAGCATTCTGGCTGCCCGTTCACCGCTGCACATTCGCGGCAGTTTCGGCAAACCCAGCCCGAGTGTCGATGCCAAGGCGTTGGCTGCACGCGGTGGCGCGGCAGCGCTGCTTGGCCTGGTCGTGACCCCCTTGGCTGCCTTGATTCCACTGATCGAGCCGGGCACTGGTACCGATGCAGATTGCCAGGGCCTGCTGAAGACCGTGGAACCCGCACGCAAGAACGCCAACGGCCGTTAA
- a CDS encoding glycosyltransferase family 4 protein — MHIVYVTETWPPEVNGVALTASRTVDFLRSRGNRVTLVRPRQQAEVGTPPETMLAHGIPIPRYNGLRFGLPMGGTLAQAWSQDPPDLVHVATEGPLGWSAVRTAVRLGIPVSSDFRTRFDSYTQFYAGRFLTGIVTGYLRRFHNRCGRTFVPTEALRSELHALGYRHLKVSGRGVDSQRFDPAHRRDALRAQWGAEGPVALYVGRLAAEKNLPLALDAYNAMRRANPATRLVVVGDGPLRETVRQRCPEAILAGVQRGDDLSAHYASADIFLFPSLTETFGNVTLEAMASGLAVVAFQNGAAAQHIHDGMNGFAPAPGDNTAFVAAAVRLAAKPALRERLAQAARIDACAVDWDRILTDFARSLEILAKMETIDGRALLA; from the coding sequence ATGCATATCGTCTACGTCACGGAAACCTGGCCCCCGGAAGTCAATGGTGTGGCCTTGACCGCGTCCCGCACGGTCGACTTCCTGCGAAGCCGCGGCAACCGGGTCACCTTGGTTCGACCGCGCCAACAGGCTGAAGTCGGCACACCGCCCGAGACCATGCTGGCCCACGGTATCCCGATTCCCCGATACAACGGTTTGCGCTTTGGCCTGCCCATGGGCGGCACGCTTGCGCAAGCCTGGTCGCAAGATCCGCCTGATCTGGTGCACGTGGCTACCGAGGGCCCGCTGGGCTGGTCGGCCGTGCGCACAGCCGTGCGTCTTGGTATTCCAGTCTCTTCCGATTTCCGTACCCGGTTCGACAGCTACACCCAGTTCTACGCGGGTCGTTTCCTGACCGGCATAGTCACCGGTTATCTGCGTCGATTCCACAATCGTTGTGGCCGCACCTTCGTGCCCACCGAGGCTTTGCGCAGCGAATTGCATGCGTTGGGATATCGGCATTTGAAGGTCAGCGGTCGTGGGGTGGATAGCCAGCGTTTCGATCCTGCACATCGTCGTGACGCCTTGCGCGCGCAGTGGGGGGCTGAAGGCCCGGTTGCGCTGTATGTCGGTCGGCTTGCTGCGGAGAAAAACCTGCCGCTGGCCCTCGACGCTTACAACGCCATGCGCCGTGCCAACCCGGCTACGCGCCTGGTGGTGGTGGGAGACGGTCCGTTGCGCGAGACCGTCCGCCAGCGTTGCCCGGAAGCGATTCTGGCCGGCGTGCAACGTGGCGACGACCTGTCGGCGCATTACGCATCAGCCGACATCTTCTTGTTTCCCAGCCTCACAGAGACCTTTGGCAATGTGACCTTGGAAGCAATGGCAAGCGGCCTGGCGGTGGTTGCATTCCAGAACGGTGCCGCCGCACAACACATTCACGATGGTATGAATGGCTTTGCACCCGCACCCGGTGACAACACGGCATTTGTTGCCGCTGCGGTGCGGCTCGCTGCTAAACCTGCATTGCGTGAGCGTCTTGCGCAGGCAGCCCGGATCGACGCCTGCGCGGTTGATTGGGATCGAATCCTGACTGACTTTGCACGTTCGCTGGAAATTCTGGCAAAGATGGAGACCATCGATGGACGTGCGCTCTTGGCCTGA
- a CDS encoding phosphatase PAP2 family protein, whose protein sequence is MDVRSWPDPQRWLDHDRRLAQALNRASSYRALLYLCRVVSRLSDGVIWYVMIAMLPLIAGQAGWRCARHMLIAGLISLTIYKVLKLTTCRLRPYESCPNVQLCGRVLDQFSFPSGHTFHAVGFSLVLSYHFPMIAVVAIPFTMLVALSRVVLGLHYPSDVLAGAVCGAMVGLASVFII, encoded by the coding sequence ATGGACGTGCGCTCTTGGCCTGACCCCCAACGCTGGCTCGATCATGATCGCCGTCTTGCACAGGCGCTCAATCGGGCTTCCTCGTATCGCGCACTGCTTTATCTGTGTCGCGTCGTCAGTCGGCTATCCGATGGGGTGATCTGGTATGTGATGATCGCCATGCTGCCGCTGATTGCCGGGCAGGCTGGGTGGCGATGCGCGCGTCACATGCTGATCGCCGGGCTGATCTCATTGACGATCTACAAGGTGTTGAAGCTCACCACCTGCCGCCTCCGTCCTTATGAGTCTTGCCCGAATGTGCAGCTGTGCGGCCGCGTGCTGGACCAGTTCAGCTTCCCGTCCGGCCACACCTTTCATGCCGTCGGGTTCTCACTGGTCCTGAGCTATCACTTTCCGATGATCGCCGTGGTGGCCATTCCGTTCACCATGCTGGTTGCACTGTCGCGCGTGGTGCTGGGCCTGCATTACCCCAGCGACGTATTGGCCGGTGCCGTATGCGGTGCAATGGTGGGTCTGGCGTCGGTGTTCATCATCTGA
- a CDS encoding DUF2334 domain-containing protein, producing MAPNASSTSPQIVSTLPARSLCIAIHDVSPATWAQSEYLLNALREVAPFPATLLVVPKYHRGTAAMDDPAFCARMSDCLAQGDELALHGYLHLDDQPINGTIDRIRRHVYTAGEGEFSSLSEALATHRLNLGRQWFERQGWPLHGFVAPAWLMSPGVWQALKALPFRYTTTLRRIYALPSCESMSAPSLVYSVRGAWRRAVSKQWVGALAKAQRNAPFLRFGLHPADAAYPAVVRHWQQLFEQALVDRVPVTKAMVAENMHQMMNTDARPTIAPHTAPANTSLG from the coding sequence ATGGCCCCGAACGCATCTTCGACATCGCCCCAGATCGTTTCGACGCTGCCGGCGCGCAGCCTGTGCATCGCCATTCATGACGTCTCACCGGCCACTTGGGCGCAGTCCGAGTACCTGTTGAATGCGCTGCGCGAAGTCGCCCCCTTCCCTGCAACCTTGTTGGTGGTGCCGAAATACCACCGGGGCACGGCTGCGATGGACGACCCGGCATTCTGCGCACGCATGAGCGATTGTCTGGCACAAGGTGATGAACTGGCCTTGCATGGGTACTTGCACCTGGACGATCAACCGATCAATGGAACGATCGACCGTATTCGCCGCCACGTGTACACCGCCGGTGAAGGTGAGTTTTCGTCTTTGTCAGAGGCCTTGGCGACGCATCGACTGAATCTGGGCAGGCAGTGGTTCGAGCGCCAGGGATGGCCGCTGCACGGCTTTGTTGCGCCGGCATGGCTGATGAGCCCGGGCGTATGGCAAGCTTTGAAGGCCTTGCCATTTCGCTACACGACTACCTTGCGACGTATCTACGCCCTGCCCTCATGCGAATCGATGTCGGCACCCAGCCTGGTTTACAGCGTAAGAGGCGCGTGGCGCAGAGCCGTGTCAAAACAGTGGGTTGGCGCGTTGGCCAAAGCACAGCGCAACGCACCGTTCCTGCGTTTCGGCCTGCACCCGGCAGATGCGGCATACCCCGCAGTGGTTCGTCACTGGCAACAGCTGTTCGAGCAGGCCTTGGTGGATCGTGTTCCGGTGACCAAGGCAATGGTCGCCGAAAACATGCATCAGATGATGAACACCGACGCCAGACCCACCATTGCACCGCATACGGCACCGGCCAATACGTCGCTGGGGTAA
- a CDS encoding glycosyltransferase yields the protein MHARTTLTRPVNLVDFPAPDRGPGAFHVVDATMFWSPRGGGVKSYLRAKNGFLQREESIRHTVVVPGAIAAASPQVPGLPLPFSSGYRFPLARNASARVLRALKPDVIEVGDPYQMAWSALDAGQASGVPVCAFFHSNILEMAQRLAGKHARQAAAIYVRKLYPHFDRVFAPSAHLVSQLHDLGVSRAVLQPLGVDTTVFHPQPADGSWRARHNIPPDAVVLLYVGRFAPEKNLPLLADAVERLGAPYLLVAIGDGPVTPRGSRVRVLPYEAGREALARAYADADAFVHAGDQETFGLAVLEALACGLPVVGAKRAGVGDLVVDAVGITVPPGSAEAFARAIVSLRQRNPDALAKAARAHALSYDWRNVFPPLIQHYRQLAHGPERIFDIAPDRFDAAGAQPVHRHS from the coding sequence ATGCACGCACGCACTACCCTGACCCGACCTGTGAATCTCGTCGACTTTCCGGCTCCCGACAGGGGGCCGGGCGCATTTCATGTTGTCGACGCAACCATGTTCTGGTCGCCCCGTGGTGGTGGCGTGAAAAGTTATCTGCGCGCAAAGAACGGTTTTTTGCAGCGCGAAGAATCGATCCGGCATACGGTAGTTGTCCCCGGCGCAATTGCTGCGGCTTCCCCCCAGGTGCCTGGACTGCCGCTCCCCTTTTCATCGGGCTATCGCTTCCCGCTTGCGCGCAATGCGTCAGCCCGGGTGTTGCGCGCGCTGAAGCCCGATGTGATTGAAGTCGGTGACCCTTACCAGATGGCGTGGTCCGCGCTCGATGCCGGCCAAGCCAGTGGGGTGCCCGTATGCGCGTTCTTCCATTCCAATATTCTTGAAATGGCGCAACGCCTGGCAGGCAAACATGCGCGCCAGGCCGCGGCCATCTATGTGCGCAAGCTGTATCCCCACTTTGATCGCGTATTTGCGCCCAGTGCCCATCTGGTCAGCCAACTGCACGACCTGGGCGTATCGCGTGCGGTGTTGCAGCCGCTGGGCGTAGACACGACGGTGTTCCACCCGCAACCGGCCGACGGCAGTTGGCGCGCACGTCACAACATTCCACCCGATGCGGTGGTCTTGCTATATGTCGGTCGTTTCGCGCCAGAAAAGAATCTGCCCCTGCTGGCTGATGCCGTGGAACGGCTTGGCGCGCCCTACTTGCTGGTGGCAATTGGCGATGGCCCCGTGACACCGCGCGGCTCACGGGTGCGCGTGTTGCCCTACGAAGCAGGACGTGAGGCCTTGGCGCGTGCGTATGCCGATGCGGATGCGTTCGTCCACGCGGGTGACCAGGAAACCTTTGGCCTGGCTGTGCTGGAAGCACTGGCCTGTGGTTTGCCGGTAGTGGGTGCGAAGCGCGCGGGTGTGGGTGATCTGGTGGTCGATGCCGTGGGAATCACGGTGCCGCCCGGGTCGGCCGAAGCCTTTGCGCGCGCCATTGTCAGTCTGCGCCAACGCAATCCCGACGCGCTGGCCAAAGCGGCGCGCGCACATGCGTTGAGCTACGACTGGCGCAATGTCTTTCCCCCTTTGATTCAACATTACCGGCAACTTGCTCATGGCCCCGAACGCATCTTCGACATCGCCCCAGATCGTTTCGACGCTGCCGGCGCGCAGCCTGTGCATCGCCATTCATGA